In Panthera leo isolate Ple1 chromosome E3, P.leo_Ple1_pat1.1, whole genome shotgun sequence, a genomic segment contains:
- the SBDS gene encoding ribosome maturation protein SBDS: protein MSIFTPTNQIRLTNVAVVRMKRAGKRFEIACYKNKVVGWRSGVEKDLDEVLQTHSVFVNVSKGQVAKKEDLISAFGTDDQTEICKQILTKGEVQVSDKERHTQLEQMFRDIATIVADKCVNPETKRPYTVILIERAMKDIHYSVKTNKSTKQQALEVIKQLKEKMKIERAHMRLRFLLPVNEGKKLKEKLKPLIKVIESEDYSQQLEIVCLIDPGCFREIDELIKKETKGKGSLEVLNLKDVEEGDEKFE, encoded by the exons ATGTCGATCTTCACCCCCACCAACCAGATCCGCCTAACCAATGTGGCCGTGGTACGGATGAAGCGCGCCGGGAAGCGCTTCGAAATCGCCTGCTACAAGAACAAAGTCGTCGGCTGGCGGAGCGGCGT GGAAAAAGACCTTGATGAAGTTCTACAGACCCACTCAGTGTTTGTAAATGTTTCTAAAGGTCAAGTTGCAAAGAAGGAAGATCTGATCAGTGCATTTGGAACAGATGACCAGACAGAAATCTGTAAGCAG attttgaCTAAAGGAGAGGTTCAAGTATCAGATAAAGAACGGCATACACAGCTGGAGCAGATGTTCAGGGACATTGCAACCATTGTGGCCGACAAGTGTGTGAACCCTGAAACAAAGAGACCGTACACTGTTATCCTTATAGAGAGAGCCATGAAGGACATCCACTATTCAGTCAAAACCAATAAAAGTACAAAACAGCAG GCTTTGGAAGTGATAAAGCAGTTAAAGGAGAAGATGAAGATCGAACGTGCTCACATGAGACTTCGGTTCCTTCTTCCAGTGAATGAAGGGAAGAAGCTGAAAGAAAAGCTGAAGCCCCTAATCAAGGTTATAGAAAGCGAAGACTACAGTCAGCAGTTAGAAAtt GTGTGTCTGATTGACCCAGGCTGCTTCAGAGAAATCGATGAGCTcataaaaaaggagacaaaaggcAAAGGTTCTCTGGAAGTGCTCAACCTGAAGGACGTGGAAGAAGGGGATGAGAAATTTGAATGA